The nucleotide sequence TTGCCACAATGCCGTACCCGCGCGAAGACGGGTGAACGCCATCGAGGCTGAACAACGCGCCCGAAACATACGCCGTTGTGTACGTTTCACCGGCAACGCCAAATCCGCTTTTGGCTACAGTGTTGAAGAAAGTGAAGAAATCAACAACACCTGCTCCATTGGCGGCTGCCACAGTAGCAATTGTGGCATTGAATGCGCTGGTTGCCGTCGCGCAGTTGTTCTGCTCGTCCACATCGAGCACCAGGGCGTTCGGCCACGGATTCTGCGGATGAAAACCGAACGGCTTGGTGGTATCGATGCCTGCCGGGAGGGCAGGGTACTTGTTTGCCCTGTACCAGAGGCCCGTAGGCTGGCCAAGATAGGAAGCATACGTCATGCCGGTCAATGTGAGAAGCGGCGGAGTAGCTTCGGTCAGTGAAGTTTGCCCTGTCGCCACTCCCGACTCGCCAGCTTTCTGATAATACAGCTTCAGTCCAAGCGCTCCGATACTTGCCGCGACCCTCGGGCCGACAGTATTGAAGAATGGAATCGCCTTAACATCGGGAATGTTTCCCACAACGAGTTTCACATTCGGAAGAGATGCACGAATGTTGCCCAATGCCTGTGTATAAAGCGCAGTGAATGTCGCGCTCGGTGTCGGGGCCGCAGGAGAGACTCCGCCGCTCGTCGCGTAACCGAGCACATCATTGGCGCCAAGCCAGAAAGTCATCAGGTCAGGAGAAAGCGCCACGGCTTGCTTGTAGACATTCTTTGGGAATGGTCCGCTCGTCCAACGAAGAATTGCATCGCGGCCTAATGGCGGAGACTGATACGTGCCTGTGGTATCCATGAATCCGGCAAGCGGTATCCCGGGAATTCCAAGGTTATCGAACGGTCTTGTCAAAGCCGAGTTCGTCGGGCTGCCGGCAGTCAGTCCCTTTGGACCGATGACGGGTCCGGTGAGGCTGATGATCTCATAACGCGAAGCCTTGCCTGTGGCGTCAGGAATTCCGGGATCGGAATAGTACGGCTGCTCGAAGTTGCCGATTGAAGCGCCAGCCTTTGTCAACTGCTGGGCGATGAGGTTCGGGTAGCTGTATATCTGGGCTGATTGGTACAGACTGGCGGATTGGTACCCTGCTGTGAGGCTGTTGCCAACAGCAACATATTTCTTGACCGTTGCCGATCCCAGCGACGCCACTGGACCGTTCGGTGCGGAGTCGCTGCAACCGATCAGGCTCAATGCCGCAAGCCCCGCCGCAATCAGAAAGAATTTCATCATCAATTTCATATTCGCTCCTTGAATTACGTGCAGTGTCTGTCTTTGAATGTCAGATCAGAATGAATATCCGAAGTTCACAGCGAACAGGTGCGCCGTGGAATTATAGGTTCCGTCAAAGTTGATTTCGGTGCCAACAGCCTTGCGCTGGTCGAACTTGATATACATGTACGCGAGGTCGACCGTGATGTTCTTGGTAAGGTTGTAACCGAGACCGACACTGAAGTCGTTTTTGGTCGCGTCAGGAAGGAGGGGCTCGACATACTTCGTGGGCGCCGGGCTATGATCGTACATATACCCTGCACGCACCTGCCATTCTCCCATTGTATACTCTCCGCCGACCCGGAGGAT is from Ignavibacteriales bacterium and encodes:
- a CDS encoding SGNH/GDSL hydrolase family protein; the protein is MKLMMKFFLIAAGLAALSLIGCSDSAPNGPVASLGSATVKKYVAVGNSLTAGYQSASLYQSAQIYSYPNLIAQQLTKAGASIGNFEQPYYSDPGIPDATGKASRYEIISLTGPVIGPKGLTAGSPTNSALTRPFDNLGIPGIPLAGFMDTTGTYQSPPLGRDAILRWTSGPFPKNVYKQAVALSPDLMTFWLGANDVLGYATSGGVSPAAPTPSATFTALYTQALGNIRASLPNVKLVVGNIPDVKAIPFFNTVGPRVAASIGALGLKLYYQKAGESGVATGQTSLTEATPPLLTLTGMTYASYLGQPTGLWYRANKYPALPAGIDTTKPFGFHPQNPWPNALVLDVDEQNNCATATSAFNATIATVAAANGAGVVDFFTFFNTVAKSGFGVAGETYTTAYVSGALFSLDGVHPSSRGYGIVANEYIKIMNSKFGMTIPFVDISQIPGIPAPLGKISSQDGMPVLPVDAFKDFQRMFGTTDLR